One Grus americana isolate bGruAme1 chromosome Z, bGruAme1.mat, whole genome shotgun sequence DNA window includes the following coding sequences:
- the LOC129199822 gene encoding E3 ubiquitin-protein ligase Topors-like gives MGSYFSSSALPKRPESANVATETEWGCPICCGAQDDVAYVMPCFHQFCVSCIVRWMQETPVCPLCRRPIQSARFSVLGEDDYLEWVATDPEDSPDASSQSGNTSGHLAENSPHRPVVSPPSSPQGILSPAEQGAAGPEAVGGLLLEVWAALFQRQQCLLDPVLPWLHQELEAIYGAQWWLAKRVESIILHALCLYGPDGEVMVQTLQPVLDEYAAPLVHGLIDVIMHRCSEEAWRLQRSHATREEENSPAASSSHTSPSHTSSQERTTTPETASSSSPTSSNREEEAGISEAALHGCCGHPPSAPAPAEQEQPQEHPGEVVTAAGPSARGCSCSPSAPGRGRNRSSRGHRRPPKRRAPSPQDSPQPCKRPRRRRH, from the coding sequence ATGGGGAGCTACTTCTCATCCTCAGCTCTTCCCAAAAGGCCGGAGAGCGCAAATGTGGCCACAGAGACAGAGTGGGGCTGCCCCATCTGCTGCGGTGCTCAAGATGATGTTGCTTATGTGATGCCCTGTTTCCACCAATTTTGCGTGAGCTGCATCGTGCGGTGGATGCAGGAGACACCAGTGTGCCCACTCTGCAGAAGACCGATACAGAGTGCCAGGTTTTCTGTGCTGGGAGAAGACGACTATCTAGAATGGGTCGCCACAGACCCTGAAGACTCACCAGATGCCAGCAGCCAGTCAGGAAATACCTCTGGCCACCTGGCTGAAAACAGCCCCCATCGCCCTGTGGTGTCCCCTCCATCCTCTCCGCAGGGGATACTGTCACCAGctgagcagggggctgcagggcctgAGGCCGTGGGTGGCCTCCTCCTCGAGGTCTGGGCAGCACTTTTCCAACGACAACAGTGTCTCCTCGATCCcgtgctgccctggctgcaccAGGAGCTGGAGGCAATATATGGGGCCCAGTGGTGGCTGGCAAAGAGAGTGGAGAGCATCATCCTGCACGCCCTCTGCCTCTACGGTCCAGATGGGGAGGTCATGGTCCAGACGCTGCAGCCTGTGCTTGACGAATACGCAGCACCACTGGTCCATGGCCTCATCGATGTCATCATGCACCGGTGCAGCGAGGAGGCCTGGAGGCTGCAGCGATCCCATGCtaccagggaggaggagaacagcCCTGCGGCCAGCTCCAGCCACACCAGCCCCAGCCACACCAGCTCCCAGGAGAGGACTACCACCCCAGAAACAGCCTCCTCCAGCAGTCCTACAAGCTCCaacagagaggaggaagctggCATCTCGGAGGCCGCCCTGCATGGGTGTTGCGGCCACCCCCCATCTGCGCCCgcccctgcagagcaggagcagccccaggagcatCCGGGGGAGGTGGTGACAGCAGCAGGTccctctgcccggggctgcagctgcagcccctccgCTCCTGGCCGGGGCAGGAACCGCTCATCCAGGGGACACCGGCGTCCCCCAAAGAGGAGGGCCCCCAGCCCACAGgactccccccagccctgcaagagGCCGCGCCGCCGGCGGCACTAG